Proteins from a single region of Rhinatrema bivittatum chromosome 13, aRhiBiv1.1, whole genome shotgun sequence:
- the LOC115075354 gene encoding olfactory receptor 1020-like, with translation MAELNQTSVTEFLLLGFTNVPHLKTVLFVVFLVMYLMTLLGNLGIILLIQLDSRLHTPMYFFLSNLSIVDLGCSSAITPKTLVNFLSENKTISYLGCAAQLYFFVAFACTDNFLLAAMAYDRYVAICNPLLYPAVMTRRVCTQLVVCSYLTSFFYSLIQTGTTFRLSFCRSIEINHFFCDFLPLLKISCTDTYINEIVLPVFVASVTLFSILVILASYIFILFTILRMRSAEGRRKAFSTCASHFSSVTLFYGTVLFMYLRPSSSYSLEHDRIVSVFYTVVIPLLNPLIYSLRNQEVKDALRKILSRNIFSQKLSSINLIHM, from the coding sequence ATGGCGGAGCTAAACCAAACTTCAGTAACAGAGTTCCTTCTCCTGGGATTCACAAATGTTCCACATTTAAAGACTGTGCTCTTTGTAGTATTTTTGGTAATGTATCTCATGACTCTACTGGGAAATCTTGGCATCATTCTACTAATACAGTTGGATTCTCGCCTTCACACCCctatgtacttcttcctcagtaactTGTCTATTGTTGATCTTGGTTGTTCCTCTGCTATTACCCCCAAAACATTGGTCAACTTTTTGTCTGAGAATAAAACCATTTCATACCTGGGATGTGCAGCTCAGCTATATTTCTTTGTAGCATTTGCATGTACAGACAATTTCTTGCTGGCAGCGATGGCCTATGATCGTTATGTGGCGATATGTAACCCATTGCTTTACCCAGCTGTCATGACCAGGAGAGTATGTACTCAGCTTGTGGTATGCTCCTACCTTACAAGCTTTTTTTATTCCTTAATACAGACAGGAACCACTTTCCGATTATCCTTCTGCAGGTCTATTGAGATtaatcatttcttctgtgattTTCTCCCATTGCTGAAGATCTCTTGCACGGACACATATATCAATGAGATTGTGCTTCCTGTATTTGTTGCCTCTGTAACTCTCTTCTCAATTCTGGTGATTCTTGCATCTTACATCTTTATCCTCTTCACCATCCTGAGAATGCGCTCTGCAGAGGGAAGAcgcaaagccttctccacctgcgcCTCCCATTTCTCCAGTGTTACGTTATTCTATGGGACAGTTCTCTTCATGTACCTGAGACCCTCTTCAAGCTATTCCCTGGAACACGACAGGATTGTCTCTGTATTTTACACTGTGGTAATTCCCTTGTTAAATCCCCTGATCTACAGTCTAAGGAACCAGGAAGTAAAAGATGCCCTCAGGAAAATCTTATCTAGAAATATCTTTTCTCAGAAATTGAGCTCCATTAACTTGATTCACATGTGA